The following DNA comes from Bacteroidia bacterium.
CTATGTACTCCGTGTCTCGTCCTAAAAAAAGTTTACAGGTTACAGGTTAAATCCTATTATTAGTTTACAGTTGTTTTTTAGTCCTGACATTGGTTTACGAATATAGTTTTTTTCAGATAATAATTCTTCCATAATTTCTCTGTTTTTAGTGGGCTTTGTGAATGATGTACTTGATTGGGTGTATGGTTACTGATGCTCATATGAGGTCTGTCGTCATTATAAAGGTTTATTACGCTATCCAATAATTCTCTGGCTTCCTTGATATTATTGACTTCATAAGCATCTAAATATTCTTCTTTGATGATTCCGTTTACTCTTTCTGCAATGGCATTTTACTCATTTTGTTTTTATTGTTTTTTCAATGGTATTCGTGATTCGCTTCGCTTAATTCTAAAGGATCTCCGTTTTCAGTCATACTGATTTGTATGTTGTAATCCTGCAATAGCTTTACATACTCTTTGCTGCAATATTGTATGCCTCTGTCGCTGTGATGCG
Coding sequences within:
- a CDS encoding DDE-type integrase/transposase/recombinase codes for the protein MALSAFRGAESHLPLTHHSDRGIQYCSKEYVKLLQDYNIQISMTENGDPLELSEANHEYH